In bacterium YEK0313, one genomic interval encodes:
- the bioC_2 gene encoding Malonyl-[acyl-carrier protein] O-methyltransferase, with protein MTEPRDSAHWARVAAAWTEWARKPGHDAFWHYRDALSAFVGRGAARALEVGCGEGRVSRLLRELGHHVTAADAVAALIEAARAANSADRYAVALAASLPFEAGSFDLVVAYNVLMDVEDVPAAVTEMARVLAPGGTVLISLVHPFRDRGRFAGPQADAPFIVEGSYYGRERFEGSETRDGLTMAFAGWSQPLEAYAGALEQAGLAITALREPLPTPVDGNAAFHQSMRMPLFLWLKARRFV; from the coding sequence ATGACCGAACCACGCGACAGCGCCCACTGGGCGCGCGTCGCCGCGGCCTGGACCGAATGGGCGCGGAAGCCCGGCCATGACGCGTTCTGGCACTATCGTGACGCGCTGAGCGCCTTTGTCGGCCGGGGCGCGGCACGGGCGCTCGAAGTCGGTTGCGGTGAGGGCAGGGTATCCCGCCTCCTGAGGGAACTCGGCCACCACGTCACCGCCGCCGATGCGGTCGCCGCCCTGATCGAGGCGGCGCGCGCGGCGAATTCGGCGGATCGCTATGCGGTCGCGCTGGCAGCAAGCCTGCCCTTCGAGGCGGGTAGCTTCGACCTCGTCGTCGCCTACAACGTGCTGATGGATGTCGAGGACGTGCCGGCCGCGGTCACCGAAATGGCGCGCGTGCTGGCGCCGGGCGGAACGGTGTTGATCTCGCTCGTCCACCCGTTCCGCGATCGCGGCCGCTTCGCCGGCCCTCAGGCGGACGCGCCGTTCATCGTGGAAGGCTCGTACTATGGCCGCGAGCGGTTCGAGGGCAGCGAGACGCGCGATGGCCTGACCATGGCCTTTGCCGGCTGGTCGCAGCCGCTCGAGGCCTATGCCGGAGCGCTGGAGCAGGCCGGGCTCGCCATCACGGCCCTGCGCGAGCCGTTGCCGACGCCGGTCGACGGCAATGCCGCCTTCCATCAGTCGATGCGCATGCCGCTGTTCCTCTGGCTGAAGGCGAGACGTTTCGTCTGA
- a CDS encoding hypothetical protein (RibD C-terminal domain): MRKVVLSMMISLDGFIEAPNGEFVPPAWSEDLDRFWAGHAIAHAGGLLFGRVCFDFMASYWPAAEADPATPPAQRDVARAMNSLPKVVFSRTPRAVDWSNSRVVTDDIVDEVTALKRQPGKDLMMFGGAGIAATFMRLGLVDQYRLLVVPQLFGAGNALFKGGYERRALTLVENRPLDTGAVILTYEPAGR; the protein is encoded by the coding sequence ATGCGCAAAGTCGTTCTGTCGATGATGATCAGCCTCGACGGCTTCATCGAGGCGCCGAACGGGGAATTCGTTCCGCCGGCCTGGTCGGAGGATCTCGACCGGTTCTGGGCGGGCCATGCGATCGCCCATGCCGGAGGCCTGCTGTTCGGCCGCGTCTGCTTCGATTTCATGGCCAGCTACTGGCCAGCCGCGGAGGCGGACCCCGCAACGCCGCCGGCGCAGCGCGATGTCGCGAGGGCGATGAACAGCCTGCCGAAAGTGGTCTTTTCGCGCACGCCGCGCGCGGTGGACTGGAGCAACAGCCGGGTGGTGACGGACGACATCGTCGACGAGGTGACCGCACTGAAACGGCAGCCGGGCAAGGACCTCATGATGTTCGGCGGTGCCGGCATCGCCGCGACCTTCATGCGGCTCGGCCTCGTCGATCAGTACCGGCTTCTGGTCGTGCCGCAGCTCTTCGGAGCGGGCAACGCCCTGTTCAAGGGCGGCTATGAGCGGCGGGCGCTGACGCTCGTCGAAAACCGGCCGCTCGACACCGGTGCGGTGATCCTGACCTACGAACCGGCCGGGCGTTGA
- the ssuC_4 gene encoding Putative aliphatic sulfonates transport permease protein SsuC yields MNALLRTYGAYVRTSHRFPALQTIVPFVPVVALWAGIAESGLFPRAFFPGPVDVIRTFGDLVYKGILPDYLADSVGRLIVGAAIGMALAIPLGLLVGLNARAHAVLSPPLLFFQAIGDIAWLPILIIWFGFGFTTMTFVIVYTVLFPVVISTVLGVRSVRQDLIRAAQCLGAPPLRILLEVILPGALPNIVTGLRNGLGYGWRALIAAEMIVGTSGIGFLMFDARRAGSVVEIVLGMIVLGILWYIVDAWVLAPIERMTGQRWGLVTR; encoded by the coding sequence ATGAACGCGCTGCTCAGGACCTATGGCGCCTATGTCAGAACGTCCCATCGCTTCCCGGCGCTGCAGACCATCGTGCCGTTCGTTCCGGTCGTGGCCTTGTGGGCCGGCATCGCCGAGTCCGGCCTCTTCCCGCGCGCCTTCTTCCCCGGTCCCGTCGACGTCATCCGCACGTTCGGCGATCTCGTCTACAAGGGCATCCTGCCGGACTATCTCGCCGACAGCGTCGGCCGCCTGATCGTCGGCGCCGCCATCGGCATGGCGCTGGCCATTCCGCTCGGCCTGCTGGTCGGCCTCAACGCCCGCGCCCATGCCGTGCTGTCGCCACCGCTCCTGTTCTTCCAGGCGATCGGCGATATCGCCTGGCTGCCGATCCTGATCATCTGGTTCGGTTTCGGCTTCACCACCATGACCTTCGTCATCGTCTACACCGTGCTGTTTCCCGTGGTGATCAGCACCGTGCTCGGCGTGCGCTCGGTGCGCCAGGACCTGATCCGCGCCGCGCAGTGCCTCGGCGCCCCGCCCCTGCGCATCCTCCTCGAGGTGATCCTGCCCGGCGCCCTGCCGAACATCGTCACGGGGCTGCGCAACGGGCTCGGCTACGGCTGGCGCGCGCTGATCGCCGCGGAAATGATCGTCGGCACGAGCGGCATCGGCTTCCTGATGTTCGATGCCCGCCGGGCCGGCTCGGTGGTCGAGATCGTGCTCGGCATGATCGTGCTGGGCATCCTCTGGTACATCGTCGATGCCTGGGTGCTGGCTCCCATCGAACGCATGACCGGGCAGCGCTGGGGACTGGTCACGCGATGA
- the todS gene encoding Sensor histidine kinase TodS, whose protein sequence is MSTAVQDDKIRRELVELLYRNSYGVVISNIVISMAAIYVLRRGVATNWLLAWAGALYLLTAARLAASRRFFARPRQGEAIMRWAWLAAAFSWISGLLWGWLGWVGFLPGEPVLLSFTVIVLTGLVCGTVPSLSAFPPALMGSILATVIPVALACITSGSDMSGAFLFLLAALVVINFYYCRITYRMLRETITLRLENERLVEHLKEERDRAQSADRSKTRFLAAASHDLRQPIHALSLIVSTLAMLGKRGAVPAGEAVGLAGRARAIVGSLSGLLNGLLDISKLDAGVVTAAREPVNLGQLFRDLDSEFGAEAPERGLDWRVVGREVTVDSDPMMLKRILSNLLSNAFRYTAHGGVLLGCRRRGGHVEIQVWDTGLGIAPDEQQTVFEEFVQLHNPARDRAQGLGLGLAIVRRTAELLGHPLKLVSQPARGSMFSITVPLARTVLPASPAAERPAEAVARSILVVEDEPDVRDALVRLLTVAGHRVHAGGTAEAAEQAYREAAAGGAAPPDLIIADYRLAGDETGIGAAEKLATALGRRIPTIIVTGDTSPERLREVSASGANILHKPIDGDELLTAVQLLPDASGGAAHVAA, encoded by the coding sequence ATGAGCACCGCCGTGCAGGACGACAAGATTCGCCGGGAGCTGGTCGAACTTCTTTACCGTAATTCCTACGGCGTGGTGATTTCGAACATCGTTATTTCGATGGCGGCGATCTATGTGTTGCGGCGCGGTGTCGCAACGAACTGGCTTCTAGCCTGGGCCGGTGCGCTTTATCTGCTTACCGCCGCGCGCCTCGCCGCGTCACGCCGTTTCTTCGCCCGCCCGCGTCAGGGCGAGGCGATCATGCGCTGGGCCTGGCTGGCGGCTGCCTTCTCGTGGATCTCGGGGCTTCTGTGGGGCTGGCTCGGCTGGGTCGGCTTCCTGCCCGGCGAGCCGGTTCTGCTGTCATTCACGGTCATCGTGCTGACCGGCCTCGTCTGCGGCACGGTTCCCTCGCTCTCGGCCTTTCCGCCGGCGTTGATGGGTTCGATCCTCGCGACCGTCATTCCGGTCGCTCTCGCCTGCATCACCAGCGGCAGCGACATGAGCGGTGCCTTCCTGTTCCTGCTCGCCGCACTGGTGGTGATCAATTTCTACTATTGCCGCATCACCTACCGGATGCTGCGCGAGACGATCACGCTGCGGCTCGAGAACGAGAGGCTGGTCGAGCACCTCAAGGAGGAGCGGGACCGCGCGCAGAGCGCCGACCGGTCCAAGACACGCTTCCTCGCGGCTGCCAGTCACGACCTGCGGCAGCCGATCCATGCGCTCAGCCTCATCGTCTCGACACTGGCCATGCTCGGCAAGCGGGGCGCCGTGCCAGCGGGCGAGGCGGTCGGCCTCGCCGGGCGGGCGCGCGCCATCGTCGGCAGCCTCAGCGGGCTCCTGAACGGTCTCCTGGACATTTCGAAACTCGATGCAGGCGTCGTGACCGCCGCCCGCGAGCCGGTCAATCTCGGCCAGCTGTTCCGCGACCTCGACAGCGAGTTCGGCGCCGAGGCGCCCGAGCGTGGCCTCGACTGGCGCGTCGTCGGGCGCGAGGTGACGGTCGACAGCGATCCGATGATGCTGAAGCGCATTCTCAGCAATCTCCTGTCGAACGCCTTTCGCTACACGGCGCATGGCGGAGTGCTGCTCGGCTGCCGGCGGCGTGGCGGCCATGTCGAGATCCAGGTCTGGGATACCGGGCTCGGCATCGCGCCCGATGAGCAGCAGACGGTATTCGAGGAGTTCGTGCAACTGCACAATCCAGCCCGCGACCGGGCCCAGGGTCTGGGCCTCGGCCTCGCCATCGTGCGGCGCACGGCGGAACTGCTCGGCCATCCCCTGAAGCTGGTCTCGCAGCCCGCGCGCGGTTCAATGTTTTCGATCACCGTGCCCCTGGCCCGGACAGTCTTGCCCGCCTCGCCTGCCGCCGAGCGTCCGGCCGAGGCTGTGGCGCGCAGCATTCTGGTGGTGGAGGACGAGCCCGATGTGCGCGATGCGCTGGTCCGCCTGCTGACGGTGGCGGGGCATCGCGTCCATGCCGGCGGCACGGCGGAGGCTGCCGAGCAGGCCTATCGGGAGGCGGCGGCTGGCGGCGCGGCGCCGCCGGATCTGATCATCGCCGATTATCGTCTCGCCGGCGACGAAACCGGCATCGGCGCGGCGGAAAAGCTCGCCACGGCGCTCGGCCGCCGCATCCCGACGATCATCGTGACGGGCGATACCTCGCCCGAGCGGCTGCGCGAGGTGTCGGCGAGCGGGGCGAACATCCTGCACAAGCCGATTGACGGCGACGAACTGCTCACCGCCGTCCAGCTCTTGCCGGATGCGTCCGGAGGTGCGGCCCATGTTGCGGCCTGA
- the cmpD_2 gene encoding Bicarbonate transport ATP-binding protein CmpD: protein MKTLSLKSLSKTYFDAYAGTQVTAVRDVSLDIAEGEFVAIVGPSGCGKSTILNMIAGFVPASGGEILVGGRPVKGPGPDRGVVFQSFALFPWKTVIDNVGFGPKMRGVPKAERDAIAREYLALAGLTEAAGRYPNELSGGMQQRVGVVRALANEPDVLLMDEPFASIDAQTRMTLQEELTRIWQERRPTVLFITHDVAEAVFLASRVIVLSSGTVKAEVEIDLPRPRTWDSLAHDNGFKDLSAEILGLVRTA from the coding sequence ATGAAGACGCTCAGCCTGAAATCCCTGTCGAAGACCTATTTCGACGCCTATGCCGGCACCCAAGTCACCGCAGTCCGCGACGTCAGCCTCGACATTGCCGAAGGCGAGTTCGTCGCGATCGTCGGGCCGTCCGGCTGCGGCAAGTCGACCATCCTCAACATGATCGCCGGCTTCGTTCCGGCAAGCGGCGGCGAGATCCTGGTCGGCGGCCGGCCGGTCAAGGGACCTGGGCCCGACCGGGGCGTGGTGTTCCAGTCCTTCGCCCTGTTTCCTTGGAAGACGGTCATCGACAATGTCGGCTTCGGGCCGAAAATGCGCGGCGTGCCGAAGGCCGAACGCGACGCCATCGCGCGCGAATACCTGGCCCTGGCCGGCCTGACCGAGGCCGCAGGACGCTATCCGAACGAACTTTCGGGCGGCATGCAGCAGCGTGTCGGTGTCGTCAGGGCGCTCGCCAACGAGCCCGACGTCCTGCTGATGGACGAGCCCTTCGCCAGCATCGACGCACAGACCCGGATGACCTTGCAGGAGGAGCTCACCCGGATCTGGCAGGAGCGCCGGCCGACCGTGTTGTTCATCACCCACGACGTCGCCGAGGCGGTGTTCCTGGCGAGCCGCGTCATCGTCCTGTCGAGCGGCACGGTGAAAGCCGAGGTCGAGATCGACCTGCCCCGCCCCAGGACCTGGGACAGCCTCGCGCACGACAACGGGTTCAAGGACCTTTCCGCCGAGATCCTCGGCCTGGTGAGGACGGCATGA
- the uvrY_1 gene encoding Response regulator UvrY, translating into MTRMLTAILADDHAIVREGLKLLISAIDGVSVIGEAADGDALTKLLRVTQADILVLDLGMPGVAGIQAIPDIKAAAPRMKILVLTANVEPRTVRAALAAGASGYLTKDGEPEEFADAVAALQRGETYLARTIRFAIGDGSCNERPPDSQTVVSPIPLTRRERQVLSLIAQGMTARAMAERLGISPLTARKHRENLMGKLNLHSAAELAAYAVRLGLPTG; encoded by the coding sequence ATGACCCGCATGCTCACAGCCATTCTCGCCGATGACCATGCCATCGTGCGCGAGGGCCTGAAGCTCCTGATCTCGGCGATCGACGGCGTCTCGGTGATCGGCGAGGCGGCCGATGGCGATGCGCTGACGAAGCTGCTGCGGGTCACGCAGGCCGACATCCTCGTCCTCGATCTCGGCATGCCCGGCGTCGCCGGCATCCAGGCGATCCCCGACATCAAGGCCGCGGCGCCGCGCATGAAGATCCTGGTGCTGACGGCCAATGTCGAGCCGCGCACCGTGCGCGCCGCGCTCGCGGCGGGAGCTTCGGGCTATCTGACCAAGGATGGCGAGCCGGAAGAGTTCGCCGATGCCGTCGCCGCGCTCCAGCGCGGCGAAACCTATCTCGCCCGCACCATACGCTTCGCCATTGGCGACGGGAGCTGCAACGAACGGCCGCCCGACAGCCAGACCGTCGTCTCGCCGATCCCGCTGACGCGGCGTGAACGGCAAGTGCTTTCGCTCATCGCCCAGGGCATGACGGCGCGCGCCATGGCCGAGCGGCTTGGCATCAGCCCGCTGACGGCCCGCAAGCATCGGGAAAACCTGATGGGCAAGCTCAATCTGCACAGCGCGGCGGAGCTTGCCGCCTATGCGGTCCGCCTCGGTCTGCCGACGGGCTGA
- the yybR_3 gene encoding putative HTH-type transcriptional regulator YybR gives MDEAHRSGCPINLSLEIFGDKWSLLVIRDIIFGNRRHFRELMRSEEGISSNILADRLKMLVEMGMLTRSDDPSHKQKALYSLTEMAISTLPILANLAAWGRRWLPVSEELSIRAQLIEEGGPELWERFMAELREEHLGIPLADGPHSPTVRETLQTAYLEVVARQAAVEPAKPARKAS, from the coding sequence ATGGATGAGGCCCACAGGTCCGGTTGCCCGATCAATCTCTCGCTCGAGATCTTCGGCGACAAATGGAGCCTGCTGGTCATCCGCGACATCATCTTCGGCAACCGCCGGCACTTCCGCGAGCTGATGCGTTCGGAGGAAGGCATCTCCTCCAACATCCTGGCCGATCGCCTGAAGATGCTGGTCGAGATGGGCATGCTGACCAGGTCCGACGACCCCAGCCACAAGCAGAAGGCGCTCTACAGCCTGACTGAGATGGCGATCAGCACCTTGCCGATTCTCGCCAATCTCGCGGCCTGGGGCCGGCGCTGGCTGCCGGTCAGCGAGGAGCTGAGCATCCGTGCCCAGTTGATCGAGGAAGGCGGCCCGGAACTCTGGGAACGGTTCATGGCGGAACTGCGCGAGGAGCATCTCGGCATTCCGCTCGCGGACGGCCCGCACTCCCCAACCGTGCGGGAGACATTGCAGACGGCCTATCTCGAAGTGGTCGCGCGCCAGGCCGCAGTCGAACCGGCGAAGCCTGCGCGCAAAGCCTCCTGA
- the ssuA_1 gene encoding Putative aliphatic sulfonates-binding protein precursor — translation MITRRTMVTGALAAPGLAAAGAKAQTMTKLKAGMVTGIDQIGLPIALERGFFEKADLDVTIARPYATGVDALNALQAGESEIVQVGVPMIGAVLRGMDLVALGNYSGNATQRGSDATMALIARDGSGIDKANLASLKGKRIAASFGTINHLYILALLENAGLAPADVTLVNTPPPDMTVALLARGIDAFSGWDPWPIVALKDVPGSYEVARGGNVIAYVGFNVALRPWIERNGPTIEKFLAAVAEADQWMRKNPKAAAQVATRWIPGLKADIAEAAMEFNIQQADRRLSANNYRALWSAVDRLHRLGFVRATFDVNKHFEPRHILKVMADKPALFADLPPIPADAAIGPGFVFTP, via the coding sequence ATGATCACGCGCAGAACCATGGTGACCGGGGCGCTCGCCGCGCCCGGCCTCGCCGCAGCCGGCGCCAAGGCGCAGACGATGACCAAGCTCAAGGCCGGCATGGTCACCGGCATCGACCAGATCGGCCTGCCGATCGCGCTGGAGCGCGGCTTCTTCGAAAAGGCCGATCTCGACGTCACCATCGCACGTCCCTATGCCACCGGTGTCGATGCGCTGAACGCGCTGCAGGCCGGCGAAAGCGAGATCGTGCAGGTCGGCGTTCCCATGATCGGCGCCGTGCTGCGCGGCATGGACCTCGTCGCTCTCGGCAATTACAGCGGCAATGCCACCCAGCGCGGCTCCGACGCCACCATGGCGCTGATCGCGCGCGACGGCTCGGGCATCGACAAGGCCAATCTGGCGAGCCTGAAGGGCAAGCGCATCGCCGCCTCGTTCGGCACCATCAACCACCTCTACATTCTCGCCCTGCTGGAAAACGCCGGCCTCGCCCCCGCCGACGTGACGCTGGTGAACACACCGCCGCCGGACATGACGGTCGCCCTGCTCGCCCGCGGCATCGACGCCTTCTCAGGCTGGGATCCCTGGCCGATCGTCGCACTGAAGGATGTGCCGGGGTCCTATGAGGTGGCGCGCGGCGGCAACGTCATCGCCTATGTCGGCTTCAACGTGGCCCTGCGGCCATGGATCGAACGCAACGGCCCGACGATCGAAAAGTTTCTGGCGGCGGTCGCCGAGGCGGACCAGTGGATGCGCAAGAATCCCAAGGCCGCGGCCCAGGTCGCCACCCGCTGGATTCCCGGCCTCAAGGCCGACATCGCCGAGGCGGCCATGGAGTTCAACATCCAGCAGGCCGACCGACGCCTTTCGGCCAACAATTACCGGGCCCTGTGGAGCGCGGTGGACCGTCTGCACCGCCTCGGCTTCGTGCGCGCCACCTTCGACGTCAACAAGCACTTCGAGCCGCGCCACATCCTCAAGGTCATGGCCGACAAGCCGGCGCTGTTCGCCGACCTGCCACCGATCCCCGCCGATGCCGCCATCGGGCCAGGTTTCGTGTTCACCCCCTGA
- a CDS encoding IS2 transposase TnpB, translating to MIRRIVGEGRPVGEVAAGFGVSERTARKWLSRWRSDGEAGLQNRSSRPHACRSATSAFWPGLAAKLRREYRLTGEAIASRLGLARSTVAGWLTRMGLGRLSALDPKEPVRRYQRERPGELLHLDIKRLARFEGVGHRITGNRRGASQGLGYDFLHVAIDDATRLAYVEVLPDERRWSTTGFLVRALRWFKERGVSVQRVMTDNGSGYIARLFRKALRMLAIRHIRTRPYTPKTNGKAERFIQTMLREWAYAIPFPSSARRTADLTRWLAWYNQHRPHASLARRSPAQALAGTT from the coding sequence ATGATCCGGCGGATCGTAGGAGAGGGCCGGCCTGTCGGCGAAGTGGCGGCCGGCTTCGGGGTCAGCGAACGAACCGCCCGCAAATGGCTGTCGCGATGGCGGAGCGATGGAGAAGCCGGGCTGCAGAACCGCTCGTCCCGGCCCCATGCGTGCCGATCGGCGACGAGCGCGTTCTGGCCCGGGCTGGCGGCCAAGCTGCGCCGCGAGTACCGGTTGACGGGTGAGGCGATTGCGTCCCGCCTCGGACTGGCGCGATCGACGGTTGCCGGCTGGCTGACGCGGATGGGTCTCGGCCGGCTGTCCGCGCTTGATCCGAAGGAGCCGGTGCGGCGCTATCAACGCGAGCGTCCCGGCGAGCTGCTTCATCTCGACATCAAGCGGCTGGCCCGCTTTGAAGGCGTCGGCCACCGCATCACCGGCAACCGGCGTGGCGCCAGCCAGGGGCTTGGCTACGACTTCCTGCATGTCGCCATCGACGATGCGACCCGGCTTGCCTATGTCGAGGTGCTGCCCGACGAGCGGCGGTGGTCGACCACCGGGTTCCTCGTGCGGGCGCTGCGCTGGTTCAAGGAGCGGGGCGTCAGCGTGCAAAGAGTGATGACCGACAACGGCTCGGGATACATCGCCAGGCTCTTCCGCAAAGCGTTGAGGATGCTCGCCATCCGGCACATCCGCACCCGACCCTACACCCCGAAGACGAACGGCAAGGCAGAGCGCTTCATTCAGACCATGCTCAGGGAATGGGCCTATGCCATCCCGTTCCCCTCGTCCGCCCGCCGGACCGCAGATCTCACGCGATGGTTGGCCTGGTACAACCAGCACCGGCCGCATGCTAGCCTCGCACGACGATCACCGGCTCAAGCTCTCGCCGGAACAACCTGA
- the cmpB_2 gene encoding Bicarbonate transport system permease protein CmpB yields the protein MGQANRALKALAFAAPLAALLVLWAAVIPLFAVSPQIFPDIVSVARAGWDSLADGSLVQHVGASLARVAIGTVLAILVGVPLGIAMGVSRGISAFLTPLLRFFSVLAGIAWIPIATLWFGYGFGAIVFVIFNAVFFVVTYNTLLGVSTIPMPLRHAAASLGARPLALVTDVLVPGALPNIVTGIRTGLGFAWRGLIAAEMIATNVGLGYMLFVARDFYRTEVIVFGMVVIGLIWLAIDRLILAPLERTTIERWGMVRPA from the coding sequence ATGGGTCAGGCCAACCGGGCGCTGAAAGCGCTCGCCTTCGCAGCTCCGCTCGCCGCCCTGCTCGTGCTCTGGGCCGCGGTCATACCGCTGTTCGCCGTCTCGCCGCAGATCTTTCCCGATATCGTCTCGGTCGCGCGCGCGGGATGGGACAGCCTGGCCGACGGATCGCTCGTCCAGCATGTCGGCGCGAGCCTTGCCCGCGTCGCGATCGGCACGGTCCTCGCCATCCTGGTCGGCGTGCCGCTCGGCATCGCCATGGGCGTCAGCCGCGGCATCTCCGCCTTCCTGACCCCGCTGCTGCGCTTCTTCTCGGTGCTGGCGGGCATTGCCTGGATCCCGATCGCGACGCTCTGGTTCGGCTACGGTTTCGGCGCCATCGTCTTCGTCATCTTCAACGCGGTCTTCTTCGTCGTCACCTACAACACGCTGCTCGGCGTCTCGACCATTCCGATGCCGCTGCGCCACGCCGCTGCCTCGCTCGGCGCGCGCCCGCTGGCGCTCGTCACCGACGTGCTGGTGCCGGGCGCCCTGCCCAATATCGTCACCGGCATCCGCACGGGACTGGGTTTTGCCTGGCGTGGCCTGATCGCCGCCGAGATGATCGCCACCAATGTCGGCCTCGGCTACATGCTGTTCGTGGCGCGCGACTTCTATCGCACCGAAGTCATCGTCTTCGGCATGGTCGTCATCGGCCTCATCTGGCTGGCCATCGACCGGCTGATCCTCGCGCCGCTCGAACGTACGACCATCGAGCGCTGGGGCATGGTGCGACCGGCATGA